From a single Rhinolophus ferrumequinum isolate MPI-CBG mRhiFer1 chromosome 15, mRhiFer1_v1.p, whole genome shotgun sequence genomic region:
- the CD177 gene encoding CD177 antigen isoform X3 produces the protein MMNASALPFQLTAGEIVCANGLGCQDMLMTIENGPNAFVVIIKGCTLEKDHDVQVTQHRAGPGLSIVSYTHVCREKDLCNDLSSTLPVWTLPPFEVPESSVRCPVCLSTEGCESVTELTCPVGHTQCYNGVLQLRAEDVHTNLRVQGCMSQAACDLLNQTQKIGPLSVRENCDSNAFLTCQQGNMFTTQRNLILKPIQWNTENNVICDFQEMCQETLLLIDVGPQSLIMGSKGCTRARTQDSQTVTIHSESPGVLVASYAHFCSSSGCNNASSSSVLLDSLLHPAAPAPGDLRCPACVGLYGSCTKIVTCPKGTSHCYSGSIRLQGRKLSYTFNVQGCVAQPSSSLLNHTNIIGDLYAMETPETKDKPPIPEIAGAAPAPYLAWVVTVGLSLALWCGVPSLLTPFPLDS, from the exons GACCCAATGCGTTCGTGGTGATTATCAAGGGCTGTACCTTGGAAAAAGATCATGACGTCCAAGTCACCCAGCACAGGGCAGGCCCTGGCCTCTCCATCGTCTCCTACACCCACGTGTGCCGGGAGAAGGACCTCTGCAATGACCTCTCCAGCACCCTCCCTGTCTGGACTCTACCTCCCTTCGAAG TCCCAGAATCCTCCGTGCGATGCCCAGTCTGCTTGTCTACAGAAGGCTGTGAATCTGTAACAGAGCTGACATGCCCTGTCGGGCACACGCAGTGCTACAATGGGGTCCTCCAGCTCAGGGCAG AGGACGTCCACACCAATTTGAGAGTCCAGGGATGCATGTCCCAAGCAGCCTGCGACCTGCTGAATCAGACTCAGAAAATCGGgcctctgtctgtgagggagaacTGTGATTCTAATG CTTTTCTGACCTGTCAACAGGGGAACATGTTTACGACTCAGCGAAACCTGATTCTGAAACCCATCCAATGGAACACAGAGAACAACGTCATATGTGATTTTCAGGAGATGTGTCAGGAGACACTTCTGCTCATAGATGTAG GACCCCAATCATTGATAATGGGGAGCAAAGGCTGCACCAGGGCCAGGACCCAGGATTCCCAGACTGTGACCATCCACTCAGAGTCCCCCGGAGTACTCGTTGCCTCCTATGCCCATTTCTGCTCCTCCAGTGGCTGCAACAATGCCAGCAGTAGCAGTGTCCTTTTGGACTCCCTCCTTCATCCAG CAGCCCCTGCCCCGGGAGACCTTCGGTGTCCTGCCTGCGTGGGACTCTATGGATCCTGTACTAAAATTGTCACATGCCCTAAGGGCACCAGTCATTGTTACAGTGGTTCCATTCGACTCCAAGGGC GTAAGCTGAGCTACACATTTAACGTTCAGGGCTGCGTGGCCCAACCTTCCAGCTCCTTGCTGAATCACACCAACATTATTGGGGACTTGTACGCAATGGAGACCCCTGAGACGAAAGATAAGCCTCCCATCCCAGAGATAGCTGGAGCTGCCCCTGCCCCCTACCTGGCTTGGGTGGTGACGGTGGGGCTCTCCCTAGCACTTTGGTGTGGGGTGCCCTCCCTGCTGACTCCATTTCCCCTTGATTCTTAG